The sequence below is a genomic window from Mycobacterium heidelbergense.
GGGCGACGCGGCGCGCAACCGCGCCCTGTTGCTCCGGGCCGCCCGCGGCCTGGTCGCCGAGCGCGGCGCGGACGCCGTCACCATGGACGACGTCGCCGCGGCCGCCGGCGTCGGCAAGGGCACGCTGTTCCGCCGGTTCGGCAGCCGGGCCGGCCTGATGATGGTGCTGCTCGACGAGGACGAACGGGCCAGCCAGCAGGCGTTTCTGTTCGGCCCGCCGCCCCTGGGCCCCGACGCGCCACCGATGGATCGGCTGGTGGCGTTCGGCCGGGAGCGGATCCGCTTCGTCCACACCCACCACGCCCTGCTGTCGGCGGCCAATCGCGATCCGCAGAC
It includes:
- a CDS encoding TetR/AcrR family transcriptional regulator translates to MSERLGELPVSVPQERGDAARNRALLLRAARGLVAERGADAVTMDDVAAAAGVGKGTLFRRFGSRAGLMMVLLDEDERASQQAFLFGPPPLGPDAPPMDRLVAFGRERIRFVHTHHALLSAANRDPQTRYGPPAAVQRTHVRVLLASAHTTGDLDAQTDALLALLDPDYVEHRLGVGRHTLETLGDAWESLARKLCGR